The Rhea pennata isolate bPtePen1 chromosome Z, bPtePen1.pri, whole genome shotgun sequence genome includes a region encoding these proteins:
- the RFK gene encoding riboflavin kinase — MRHLPYFCRGEVVKGFGRGSKELGIPTANFSEQVVESFPSDISTGIYYGWACVGNGDVHKMVLSIGWNPFFKNVKKSVETHIIHTFEDDFYGEILSIVITGYIRPEKNFDSLEALISAIQEDIEEAERQLDLPEHLKLKEDNFFHMPEGKIVNSH; from the exons ATGAGGCACCTGCCGTACTTCTGCCGCGGCGAGGTGGTGAAGGGCTTCGGCAGAGGGTCCAAGGAGCTGGGCATCCCCACGG CTAACTTTTCTGAGCAAGTAGTCGAAAGCTTTCCATCTGATATCTCTACTGGTATATACTATGGATGGGCCTGTGTTGGAAATGGAGATGTGCATAAAATGGTTTTGAGCATAGGATGGAATCCTTTCTTTAAGAATGTTAAGAAATCAGTG gAAACGCACATAATCCACACTTTCGAAGATGATTTTTATGGAGAAATTCTTAGTATAGTCATTACAGGATATATTCGACCAGAAAAAAACTTTGATTCTTTAG agGCACTTATTTCAGCAATTCAGGAAGACAttgaagaagcagaaagacaaCTGGATTTACCAGAACATCTTAAACTCAAAGAAGACAACTTCTTTCATATGCCAGAAGGCAAAATAGTAAACAGCCATTAA